The Bacillota bacterium genome has a segment encoding these proteins:
- a CDS encoding [Fe-Fe] hydrogenase large subunit C-terminal domain-containing protein — MEKGVYSIFLDEERCTGCTNCIKRCPTEAIRVRDGKAKIFADRCIDCGECVRICPNHAPIPQSDAREKTGQFRHTIALPDPALFGQFKTKPSPRQILAAVAALGFDSVYEVAWAADAVSIAIREFIQEHKGEGPWISSSCPVAIRLVQVRFPSLTEQILPLLSPVEVAAKLAKEEFSRQLGIPPQEFGCFYLTPCPAQVTAIRSPYHLEHSYVDGALAISGLYCELREKISRTPEQNEPVKATAPGLTWGRVGGQTRAVQSENYLAIDGINNLLQVFEEIELGKFNTNIDFLECQCCQGGCVGGTFTVENPFVARVTLRRMASQLRPKLELEEEQEVLEYYRKGYYRAEKDVEPYSIMCLDKDIAKAIYMVEQSEKILKQLPGLDCGSCGCPTCRTLAEDIVCGIATETDCVFKLRERVQSLAEQMLALALKVPPVTVVQRQIMKTQREVLELAKRLPPVLAKPNQEKEGK, encoded by the coding sequence ATGGAAAAGGGCGTTTATTCAATTTTCCTCGACGAAGAGCGGTGCACAGGGTGCACAAATTGCATTAAGCGGTGCCCAACCGAGGCAATCCGGGTCCGGGACGGGAAGGCAAAAATTTTCGCGGACCGCTGCATCGACTGCGGCGAGTGCGTCAGGATCTGCCCGAACCACGCTCCAATTCCTCAGTCCGATGCCAGGGAAAAGACAGGGCAATTCCGGCACACAATTGCCCTGCCCGATCCCGCCCTCTTTGGCCAGTTTAAAACAAAACCTTCGCCCCGCCAGATTCTCGCCGCAGTTGCCGCCCTCGGTTTTGACAGCGTCTACGAAGTAGCCTGGGCAGCCGATGCGGTAAGCATTGCGATCCGGGAATTTATTCAAGAGCACAAAGGTGAAGGGCCGTGGATTTCTTCGTCCTGTCCTGTAGCAATCCGGCTGGTTCAGGTGCGCTTTCCCAGCCTGACAGAACAAATCCTTCCGCTCCTTTCTCCGGTGGAGGTGGCCGCAAAGCTGGCAAAGGAGGAGTTCAGCCGCCAACTGGGGATTCCGCCACAAGAGTTCGGATGTTTTTACCTGACCCCCTGCCCTGCCCAGGTCACCGCGATCCGTTCTCCTTACCACCTGGAGCATTCTTATGTAGACGGCGCCCTCGCCATTTCGGGCCTTTACTGCGAGCTCCGGGAAAAAATCTCCAGGACTCCGGAACAAAACGAACCGGTCAAGGCAACCGCCCCCGGTTTGACCTGGGGGCGGGTAGGAGGCCAGACAAGAGCCGTCCAATCGGAAAACTACCTGGCCATCGACGGAATCAACAATCTCCTCCAGGTATTCGAAGAAATCGAGCTGGGCAAATTCAACACCAACATTGATTTCCTGGAGTGCCAGTGCTGTCAGGGTGGCTGCGTGGGAGGCACATTCACGGTAGAAAACCCCTTTGTGGCACGGGTAACCCTGCGGCGGATGGCAAGCCAGTTGCGGCCCAAATTAGAGCTTGAGGAAGAGCAGGAGGTTCTAGAATACTACCGCAAGGGCTATTACCGGGCCGAAAAGGATGTGGAACCATATTCTATCATGTGCCTGGATAAAGATATTGCCAAGGCCATCTACATGGTCGAGCAGTCGGAAAAAATCTTAAAGCAGTTGCCGGGGCTGGACTGCGGTTCCTGCGGCTGTCCTACCTGCCGCACCCTCGCGGAAGACATCGTCTGCGGGATCGCGACAGAGACAGATTGCGTTTTCAAGCTGCGCGAACGGGTTCAGTCCCTGGCAGAGCAGATGCTGGCGCTCGCCTTGAAGGTTCCCCCTGTTACGGTGGTGCAACGCCAGATCATGAAAACCCAACGGGAAGTCTTGGAGCTCGCGAAAAGACTCCCTCCCGTACTCGCAAAACCCAATCAGGAAAAGGAGGGGAAGTGA
- the thiM gene encoding hydroxyethylthiazole kinase encodes MENLEKRAGALLTKLRDEKPLVHNITNWVVTNVTANALLQIGALPVMAHAREEVEEMVEAAGALVLNIGTLTPQLVDAMLLAGKRANELGIPVIFDPVGAGATNLRTESSHFLLRELAVNILRGNSAEISVLAGFGGEVKGVEAVASGGERGEIARLAARQFNAVVALTGPRDYISDGECLIAVDNGHPLLSSVTGTGCMVTAVIGAFAAVSGDYLLAAAAGLAAFGLAAEKAGQESRGPGSFQAALFDALYHLTGADLEAGARIKVL; translated from the coding sequence ATGGAAAACTTGGAGAAGCGGGCAGGCGCTCTCTTAACTAAACTGCGGGATGAAAAGCCCCTCGTCCATAACATTACCAACTGGGTGGTAACGAATGTGACCGCAAATGCTCTCTTGCAAATCGGAGCGTTGCCCGTCATGGCACACGCGCGGGAAGAGGTGGAAGAAATGGTGGAGGCCGCGGGGGCCCTGGTTTTAAATATCGGGACCCTTACCCCGCAGCTTGTCGATGCCATGCTCCTTGCCGGCAAGCGCGCCAACGAACTGGGGATTCCCGTCATCTTTGATCCGGTAGGGGCCGGCGCTACCAACCTTCGTACAGAAAGCTCCCATTTTCTTTTACGGGAGCTCGCTGTCAATATACTCAGAGGAAACAGCGCGGAAATTTCGGTTTTGGCGGGGTTTGGGGGCGAAGTTAAAGGTGTAGAGGCTGTTGCCAGTGGGGGCGAACGGGGTGAAATAGCCCGCCTGGCTGCCCGCCAGTTCAACGCGGTTGTTGCCCTTACAGGTCCCCGGGACTACATTTCCGACGGAGAGTGCCTGATCGCGGTAGATAACGGTCACCCCTTGTTAAGCTCCGTAACCGGCACCGGTTGCATGGTTACCGCTGTGATCGGCGCCTTTGCAGCCGTTTCCGGTGATTATCTGCTCGCTGCGGCAGCGGGCTTGGCGGCCTTTGGCCTTGCGGCGGAGAAAGCGGGGCAGGAAAGCAGAGGCCCGGGTAGTTTTCAGGCGGCTCTTTTTGACGCCCTTTATCACCTGACCGGGGCCGATCTCGAGGCAGGTGCCAGGATTAAGGTTCTCTAA
- a CDS encoding DRTGG domain-containing protein, translating to MTVEEVVEVLGLTVRSGAAKLDKQVSGVYVSDLLSDVMANAREGNIWITLQIHPNVIAVATLLNLSTVIISRGAEPEAATLAKAEAEGIPVLTTSEPTFEVAGRLYQLLNPAP from the coding sequence GTGACAGTCGAAGAGGTGGTTGAAGTCCTGGGCCTGACGGTGAGAAGCGGGGCTGCGAAGCTCGACAAGCAAGTTAGCGGAGTCTACGTTTCTGACCTTCTCAGCGATGTCATGGCGAATGCCCGGGAAGGAAACATCTGGATTACATTACAGATTCATCCCAATGTGATTGCAGTTGCAACACTCCTGAATCTTTCGACCGTAATCATCAGCCGGGGCGCAGAGCCGGAAGCTGCAACTCTAGCCAAGGCGGAAGCGGAGGGGATCCCTGTTCTGACAACATCAGAACCCACTTTTGAAGTAGCAGGACGTCTCTACCAGCTTCTTAACCCCGCGCCGTAA
- a CDS encoding PHP domain-containing protein — translation MQKFAVDLHIHTALSPCAEEEMTPPAVLARAAANGLRIIAITDHNSACNTPAFVEAAAGGPVTVIPGMEVQTREEVHLVCLFAEPEEALAWQEVVYAHLPPLKNNERVFGTQQLLNAAGEVTGIEERLLLASTDFSVEEVVAGVHARHGICYPAHVDRPAFSIIGSLGFIPPDLQIPVVEISRNINRKRALEKFPFLERYHLLGSSDAHRLDEISQVRTRIGLKEPAFEALAEALWDRSQNRIEVD, via the coding sequence ATGCAAAAGTTCGCCGTTGACCTGCACATCCACACAGCCCTTTCGCCCTGCGCTGAGGAGGAAATGACCCCCCCTGCCGTTCTCGCCCGAGCCGCTGCAAACGGCCTCCGGATCATTGCAATCACAGATCACAATTCTGCATGTAATACTCCTGCCTTTGTTGAAGCCGCAGCTGGAGGACCCGTAACCGTGATCCCGGGCATGGAGGTGCAAACGCGCGAGGAGGTGCACCTCGTCTGTCTCTTCGCGGAGCCGGAGGAGGCGCTCGCGTGGCAGGAAGTGGTTTATGCCCACCTGCCACCTTTAAAAAATAACGAGAGGGTTTTCGGGACCCAGCAGTTGCTTAATGCTGCAGGTGAAGTGACAGGGATTGAAGAAAGGCTGCTTCTTGCTTCAACCGACTTCTCCGTCGAAGAAGTTGTTGCAGGAGTACACGCCCGCCACGGGATCTGTTACCCTGCCCATGTGGACCGCCCCGCTTTCAGCATTATCGGAAGTCTCGGTTTCATCCCACCAGATCTCCAAATTCCCGTTGTAGAAATTTCCCGGAATATCAACCGGAAACGCGCCTTAGAAAAATTTCCCTTTCTGGAACGCTATCACCTCTTGGGCAGTTCCGATGCCCACCGCCTTGACGAAATCAGCCAGGTCAGGACACGGATCGGTTTGAAAGAACCTGCCTTCGAGGCCCTGGCAGAGGCCCTCTGGGACCGGAGCCAAAACAGGATCGAGGTGGACTGA
- the thiC gene encoding phosphomethylpyrimidine synthase ThiC — translation MTQIERARCGEITPQMKEVAAAEGLAPETIRDLVARGLVVIPCNHQHRGLKPCGIGKGLRTKVNANLGTSPVFPDWEDEIEKLEVALAAGSDTVMDLSTGGDIGTCRREILTRSPVPVGTVPVYEAAVRARSKYGAVVEMKGDEIFQVIAEHAAEGVDFLTVHCGVTRRIVERLKTQPRVLGIVSRGGALLAGWMLHREEENPLYERFGELLEIAREYDVTLSLGDGLRPGCLEDATDHAQLEELMVLGELVERARAAGVQVMVEGPGHVPLDQIEANVKLQKRICSGAPFYVLGPLVTDVAPGYDHIAAAIGGALAAAAGADFLCYVTPAEHLGLPTPGDVREGVMAARIAAHAADLVKGIPQARAWDRAMAGARKNLDWERQLELALDPEEAHRLRFTRNPVPQEACSMCGEFCAIDLVNRYLGTGNPR, via the coding sequence ATGACACAAATAGAAAGAGCGCGGTGTGGAGAAATTACCCCTCAAATGAAGGAGGTCGCCGCCGCAGAAGGACTTGCTCCGGAAACCATCCGGGATCTGGTTGCCCGGGGCCTGGTGGTCATTCCTTGTAATCACCAACACAGGGGGCTGAAACCTTGCGGCATCGGAAAGGGTTTGCGGACCAAGGTAAATGCAAACCTGGGCACTTCACCGGTTTTTCCGGATTGGGAAGATGAAATAGAAAAACTGGAAGTGGCCCTTGCGGCGGGAAGCGATACGGTGATGGATTTAAGCACGGGCGGCGACATCGGGACCTGCCGTCGGGAGATTCTTACCAGGTCTCCGGTACCGGTGGGAACGGTTCCTGTCTACGAAGCGGCCGTCCGCGCCCGGTCGAAATACGGGGCCGTTGTAGAAATGAAAGGTGATGAAATTTTTCAGGTCATCGCCGAACATGCCGCAGAAGGAGTGGATTTTCTTACGGTACACTGCGGTGTCACGCGCCGGATTGTAGAGAGGCTCAAAACACAACCCCGAGTGTTGGGGATCGTCAGCCGGGGAGGCGCACTCCTCGCAGGTTGGATGCTCCACCGGGAAGAGGAAAATCCTTTGTATGAAAGGTTCGGAGAGCTTCTGGAAATTGCCCGGGAGTACGACGTTACCTTGAGTTTAGGGGATGGTCTGAGGCCCGGCTGCCTGGAGGATGCCACCGACCACGCCCAGCTTGAAGAATTAATGGTGTTAGGAGAACTGGTGGAGCGCGCCCGTGCTGCGGGGGTTCAGGTGATGGTAGAGGGCCCGGGTCACGTTCCCCTCGACCAAATCGAAGCAAACGTCAAGCTCCAAAAAAGAATTTGTTCTGGCGCCCCCTTTTATGTTTTAGGGCCCCTCGTCACAGATGTTGCACCCGGTTATGACCACATTGCCGCAGCCATCGGCGGAGCGCTGGCTGCGGCTGCCGGAGCGGACTTTCTGTGCTACGTTACTCCTGCGGAACACCTTGGTTTACCCACGCCGGGGGATGTGCGTGAGGGAGTGATGGCAGCGCGGATCGCGGCCCACGCGGCGGACCTCGTGAAGGGGATTCCGCAGGCACGGGCGTGGGACCGGGCGATGGCAGGGGCACGTAAAAATTTGGACTGGGAAAGACAGCTGGAGCTGGCCCTCGATCCGGAGGAGGCGCACAGGCTCCGCTTTACACGCAACCCCGTTCCTCAGGAGGCTTGCTCAATGTGCGGGGAGTTTTGCGCCATTGATCTGGTCAACCGCTATCTTGGGACCGGGAACCCCCGCTGA
- a CDS encoding ATP-binding protein translates to MRELSLHILDAFENSRVAEATLIQLEITEDMEKDRLEIAITDNGRGMTPDFAARVFDPFVTSRTCRKVGLGLPLLKAAAQRCNGDAEISSAPGKGTTLHAFFQHSHIDRAPLGNLVESLVIFLAANPEMDLIYTHRVNEKAFTLDTRELRVELEDVPLNSPPVLDWIRKYLREELQEINSTA, encoded by the coding sequence ATGCGCGAGCTTTCTCTTCACATTTTAGATGCCTTTGAAAACTCGAGGGTAGCGGAAGCCACTTTGATTCAACTCGAAATTACAGAGGACATGGAAAAGGACCGCCTGGAGATCGCCATTACCGACAACGGGCGCGGGATGACGCCGGACTTTGCAGCACGGGTATTTGACCCTTTTGTAACAAGCCGGACCTGCCGGAAAGTAGGTCTGGGGCTCCCCCTTCTCAAAGCCGCAGCTCAGCGGTGCAATGGTGATGCCGAAATAAGCTCCGCACCTGGGAAAGGGACCACCCTCCACGCCTTTTTCCAGCACAGCCACATCGACAGGGCACCCCTCGGTAATCTGGTCGAGAGCCTGGTTATTTTCCTCGCGGCCAATCCGGAAATGGATTTGATTTACACGCACCGGGTAAACGAGAAGGCCTTTACCCTGGATACCCGCGAACTCCGGGTCGAACTCGAAGATGTCCCCTTAAACAGCCCCCCCGTTCTCGACTGGATCCGGAAATACCTACGAGAGGAACTGCAAGAAATCAACTCTACCGCTTAG